One genomic region from Panthera tigris isolate Pti1 chromosome D1, P.tigris_Pti1_mat1.1, whole genome shotgun sequence encodes:
- the MARK2 gene encoding serine/threonine-protein kinase MARK2 isoform X4 yields the protein MSSARTPLPTLNERDTEQPTLGHLDPKPSSKSNMLRGRNSAASADEQPHIGNYRLLKTIGKGNFAKVKLARHILTGKEVAVKIIDKTQLNSSSLQKLFREVRIMKVLNHPNIVKLFEVIETEKTLYLVMEYASGGEVFDYLVAHGRMKEKEARAKFRQIVSAVQYCHQKFIVHRDLKAENLLLDADMNIKIADFGFSNEFTFGNKLDTFCGSPPYAAPELFQGKKYDGPEVDVWSLGVILYTLVSGSLPFDGQNLKELRERVLRGKYRIPFYMSTDCENLLKKFLILNPSKRGTLEQIMKDRWMNVGHEDDELKPYVEPLPDYKDPRRTELMVSMGYTREEIQDSLVGQRYNEVMATYLLLGYKSSELEGDTITLKPRPSADLTNSNAPSPSHKVQRSVSANPKQRRFSDQAGPAIPTSNSYSKKTQSNNAENKRPEDDRESGRKASSTAKVPASPLPGLERKKTTPTPSTNSVLSTSTNRSRNSPLLERASLGQASIQNGKDSLTMPGSRASTASASAAVSAARPRQHQKSMSASVHPNKATGLPPTDSNCEVPRPSTAPQRVPVASPSAHNISSSGGAPDRTNFPRGVSSRSTFHAGQLRQVRDQQNLPYGVTPASPSGNSQGRRGASGSIFSKFTSKFVRRNLSFRFARRPHVVGGGGTDKEKEEFREAKPRSLRFTWSMKTTSSMEPNEMMREIRKVLDANSCQSELHEKYMLLCMHGTPGHENFVQWEMEVCKLPRLSLNGVRFKRISGTSMAFKNIASKIANELKL from the exons CCCACCTTGGGACACCTTGACCCCAAGCCCAGCAGTAAGTCCAACATGCTGCGGGGCCGCAACTCAGCCGCCTCTGCTGACGAGCAGCCCCATATCGGCAACTACCGGCTCCTTAAGACCATCGGCAAGGGCAACTTCGCCAAGGTGAAGCTGGCCCGGCACATCCTGACCGGGAAGGAG GTAGCTGTGAAGATCATCGACAAGACTCAACTGAactcctccagcctccagaaa ctaTTCCGCGAAGTAAGAATAATGAAGGTTTTGAATCATCCCAACATAG TTAAGTTATTTGAAGTGATCGAGACTGAAAAAACTCTCTACCTGGTCATGGAGTACGCTAGCGGAG GAGAGGTGTTTGATTACCTGGTGGCTCATGgcaggatgaaagaaaaagaggctcGAGCCAAATTCCGCCAG ataGTGTCTGCTGTGCAGTACTGTCACCAGAAGTTTATTGTTCATAGAGACTTAAAG GCGGAAAACCTGCTCTTGGATGCTGATATGAACATCAAGATTGCAGACTTCGGCTTCAGCAACGAATTCACCTTTGGGAACAAGCTGGATACCTTCTGCGGCAGTCCCCCGTATGCTGCCCCAGAGCTCTTCCAGGGCAAAAAGTATGACGGACCCGAGGTGGATGTGTGGAGCCTGGGAGTTATCCTGTATACACTGGTCAGCGGGTCCCTGCCTTTTGATGGACAGAACCTCAAG GAGCTACGGGAGCGGGTACTGAGGGGAAAATACCGCATTCCTTTCTACATGTCCACGGACTGTGAAAACCTGCTTAAGAAATTTCTCATTCTCAATCCCAGCAAGAGAGGCACTTTAGAG CAAATCATGAAAGATCGATGGATGAATGTGGGTCACGAAGATGACGAATTAAAGCCTTATGTGGAGCCACTCCCTGACTACAAGGACCCCCGGCGGACAG AATTGATGGTGTCCATGGGTTACACACGGGAAGAGATCCAGGACTCACTGGTGGGCCAGAGGTACAACGAGGTGATGGCCACCTATCTGCTCCTGGGCTACAAGAGCTCTGAG CTGGAGGGTGACACCATCACCTTGAAGCCCCGGCCTTCAGCTGATCTGACCAATAGCaatgccccttccccctcccacaagGTACAGCGTAGCGTCTCAGCCAACCCCAAGCAGCGGCGCTTCAGTGACCAGG CTGGTCCTGCCATTCCCACGTCCAATTCCTACTCTAAGAAGACTCAGAGTAATAACGCAGAAAATAAGCGGCCTGAGGACGACCGGGAGTCAGGGCGGAAGGCCAGCAGCACAGCCAAAGTGCCCGCCAGCCCCTTGCCCGGCCTGGAGAGGAAGaagaccacccccaccccttccacg AACAGCGTCCTCTCCACCAGCACAAACCGAAGCAGGAATTCCCCCCTTTTGGAGAGGGCCAGCCTTGGCCAGGCCTCCATCCAGAATGGCAAAGACAG CCTAACCATGCCAGGGTCCCGGGCCTCCACGGCTTCTGCTTCCGCCGCAGTCTCTGCGGCCCGGCCCCGCCAGCACCAGAAATCCATGTCGGCCTCCGTGCACCCCAACAAGGCCACTGGGCTGCCCCCCACGGACAGTAACTGTGAGGTGCCGCGGCCCAG CACGGCCCCCCAGCGTGTCCCTGTCGCCTCCCCCTCCGCCCACAACATCAGCAGCAGTGGTGGAGCCCCAGACCGAACTAATTTCCCCCGGGGCGTGTCCAGTCGAAGCACCTTCCACGCTGGGCAGCTCCGGCAGGTGCGGGACCAGCAGAATTTGCCCTACGGTGTGACCCCAGCGTCTCCCTCTGGCAACAGCCAGGGCCGGCGGGGGGCCTCGGGGAGCATCTTTAGCAAATTCACTTCCAAGTTTGTACGCAG aaatctGTCTTTCAGGTTTGCCAGAAG ACCTCACGTGGTGGGCGGCGGAGGCACTGACAAAGAAAAGGAGGAGTTTCGGGAGGCCAAGCCGCGCTCGCTACGCTTCACGTGGAGTATGAAGACCACGAGCTCCATGGAGCCCAATGAGATGATGCGGGAGATCCGCAAGGTGCTGGACGCAAACAGCTGCCAGAGCGAGCTGCACGAGAAGTACATGCTGCTGTGCATGCACGGCACGCCGGGCCACGAGAACTTCGTGCAGTGGGAGATGGAGGTGTGCAAACTGCCGCGGCTGTCTCTCAACGGCGTGCGATTTAAGCGGATATCGGGCACCTCCATGGCCTTCAAAAACATTGCCTCCAAAATAGCCAACGAGCTCAAGCTTTAA
- the MARK2 gene encoding serine/threonine-protein kinase MARK2 isoform X1: MSSARTPLPTLNERDTEQPTLGHLDPKPSSKSNMLRGRNSAASADEQPHIGNYRLLKTIGKGNFAKVKLARHILTGKEVAVKIIDKTQLNSSSLQKLFREVRIMKVLNHPNIVKLFEVIETEKTLYLVMEYASGGEVFDYLVAHGRMKEKEARAKFRQIVSAVQYCHQKFIVHRDLKAENLLLDADMNIKIADFGFSNEFTFGNKLDTFCGSPPYAAPELFQGKKYDGPEVDVWSLGVILYTLVSGSLPFDGQNLKELRERVLRGKYRIPFYMSTDCENLLKKFLILNPSKRGTLEQIMKDRWMNVGHEDDELKPYVEPLPDYKDPRRTELMVSMGYTREEIQDSLVGQRYNEVMATYLLLGYKSSELEGDTITLKPRPSADLTNSNAPSPSHKVQRSVSANPKQRRFSDQAGPAIPTSNSYSKKTQSNNAENKRPEDDRESGRKASSTAKVPASPLPGLERKKTTPTPSTNSVLSTSTNRSRNSPLLERASLGQASIQNGKDSLTMPGSRASTASASAAVSAARPRQHQKSMSASVHPNKATGLPPTDSNCEVPRPSTAPQRVPVASPSAHNISSSGGAPDRTNFPRGVSSRSTFHAGQLRQVRDQQNLPYGVTPASPSGNSQGRRGASGSIFSKFTSKFVRRNLSFRFARRNLNEPESKDRVETLRPHVVGGGGTDKEKEEFREAKPRSLRFTWSMKTTSSMEPNEMMREIRKVLDANSCQSELHEKYMLLCMHGTPGHENFVQWEMEVCKLPRLSLNGVRFKRISGTSMAFKNIASKIANELKL, encoded by the exons CCCACCTTGGGACACCTTGACCCCAAGCCCAGCAGTAAGTCCAACATGCTGCGGGGCCGCAACTCAGCCGCCTCTGCTGACGAGCAGCCCCATATCGGCAACTACCGGCTCCTTAAGACCATCGGCAAGGGCAACTTCGCCAAGGTGAAGCTGGCCCGGCACATCCTGACCGGGAAGGAG GTAGCTGTGAAGATCATCGACAAGACTCAACTGAactcctccagcctccagaaa ctaTTCCGCGAAGTAAGAATAATGAAGGTTTTGAATCATCCCAACATAG TTAAGTTATTTGAAGTGATCGAGACTGAAAAAACTCTCTACCTGGTCATGGAGTACGCTAGCGGAG GAGAGGTGTTTGATTACCTGGTGGCTCATGgcaggatgaaagaaaaagaggctcGAGCCAAATTCCGCCAG ataGTGTCTGCTGTGCAGTACTGTCACCAGAAGTTTATTGTTCATAGAGACTTAAAG GCGGAAAACCTGCTCTTGGATGCTGATATGAACATCAAGATTGCAGACTTCGGCTTCAGCAACGAATTCACCTTTGGGAACAAGCTGGATACCTTCTGCGGCAGTCCCCCGTATGCTGCCCCAGAGCTCTTCCAGGGCAAAAAGTATGACGGACCCGAGGTGGATGTGTGGAGCCTGGGAGTTATCCTGTATACACTGGTCAGCGGGTCCCTGCCTTTTGATGGACAGAACCTCAAG GAGCTACGGGAGCGGGTACTGAGGGGAAAATACCGCATTCCTTTCTACATGTCCACGGACTGTGAAAACCTGCTTAAGAAATTTCTCATTCTCAATCCCAGCAAGAGAGGCACTTTAGAG CAAATCATGAAAGATCGATGGATGAATGTGGGTCACGAAGATGACGAATTAAAGCCTTATGTGGAGCCACTCCCTGACTACAAGGACCCCCGGCGGACAG AATTGATGGTGTCCATGGGTTACACACGGGAAGAGATCCAGGACTCACTGGTGGGCCAGAGGTACAACGAGGTGATGGCCACCTATCTGCTCCTGGGCTACAAGAGCTCTGAG CTGGAGGGTGACACCATCACCTTGAAGCCCCGGCCTTCAGCTGATCTGACCAATAGCaatgccccttccccctcccacaagGTACAGCGTAGCGTCTCAGCCAACCCCAAGCAGCGGCGCTTCAGTGACCAGG CTGGTCCTGCCATTCCCACGTCCAATTCCTACTCTAAGAAGACTCAGAGTAATAACGCAGAAAATAAGCGGCCTGAGGACGACCGGGAGTCAGGGCGGAAGGCCAGCAGCACAGCCAAAGTGCCCGCCAGCCCCTTGCCCGGCCTGGAGAGGAAGaagaccacccccaccccttccacg AACAGCGTCCTCTCCACCAGCACAAACCGAAGCAGGAATTCCCCCCTTTTGGAGAGGGCCAGCCTTGGCCAGGCCTCCATCCAGAATGGCAAAGACAG CCTAACCATGCCAGGGTCCCGGGCCTCCACGGCTTCTGCTTCCGCCGCAGTCTCTGCGGCCCGGCCCCGCCAGCACCAGAAATCCATGTCGGCCTCCGTGCACCCCAACAAGGCCACTGGGCTGCCCCCCACGGACAGTAACTGTGAGGTGCCGCGGCCCAG CACGGCCCCCCAGCGTGTCCCTGTCGCCTCCCCCTCCGCCCACAACATCAGCAGCAGTGGTGGAGCCCCAGACCGAACTAATTTCCCCCGGGGCGTGTCCAGTCGAAGCACCTTCCACGCTGGGCAGCTCCGGCAGGTGCGGGACCAGCAGAATTTGCCCTACGGTGTGACCCCAGCGTCTCCCTCTGGCAACAGCCAGGGCCGGCGGGGGGCCTCGGGGAGCATCTTTAGCAAATTCACTTCCAAGTTTGTACGCAG aaatctGTCTTTCAGGTTTGCCAGAAG gaacctgaaTGAACCTGAAAGCAAAGACCGAGTGGAGACGCTCAG ACCTCACGTGGTGGGCGGCGGAGGCACTGACAAAGAAAAGGAGGAGTTTCGGGAGGCCAAGCCGCGCTCGCTACGCTTCACGTGGAGTATGAAGACCACGAGCTCCATGGAGCCCAATGAGATGATGCGGGAGATCCGCAAGGTGCTGGACGCAAACAGCTGCCAGAGCGAGCTGCACGAGAAGTACATGCTGCTGTGCATGCACGGCACGCCGGGCCACGAGAACTTCGTGCAGTGGGAGATGGAGGTGTGCAAACTGCCGCGGCTGTCTCTCAACGGCGTGCGATTTAAGCGGATATCGGGCACCTCCATGGCCTTCAAAAACATTGCCTCCAAAATAGCCAACGAGCTCAAGCTTTAA
- the MARK2 gene encoding serine/threonine-protein kinase MARK2 isoform X3, translating to MSSARTPLPTLNERDTEQPTLGHLDPKPSSKSNMLRGRNSAASADEQPHIGNYRLLKTIGKGNFAKVKLARHILTGKEVAVKIIDKTQLNSSSLQKLFREVRIMKVLNHPNIVKLFEVIETEKTLYLVMEYASGGEVFDYLVAHGRMKEKEARAKFRQIVSAVQYCHQKFIVHRDLKAENLLLDADMNIKIADFGFSNEFTFGNKLDTFCGSPPYAAPELFQGKKYDGPEVDVWSLGVILYTLVSGSLPFDGQNLKELRERVLRGKYRIPFYMSTDCENLLKKFLILNPSKRGTLEQIMKDRWMNVGHEDDELKPYVEPLPDYKDPRRTELMVSMGYTREEIQDSLVGQRYNEVMATYLLLGYKSSELEGDTITLKPRPSADLTNSNAPSPSHKVQRSVSANPKQRRFSDQAGPAIPTSNSYSKKTQSNNAENKRPEDDRESGRKASSTAKVPASPLPGLERKKTTPTPSTNSVLSTSTNRSRNSPLLERASLGQASIQNGKDSLTMPGSRASTASASAAVSAARPRQHQKSMSASVHPNKATGLPPTDSNCEVPRPSTAPQRVPVASPSAHNISSSGGAPDRTNFPRGVSSRSTFHAGQLRQVRDQQNLPYGVTPASPSGNSQGRRGASGSIFSKFTSKFVRRNLNEPESKDRVETLRPHVVGGGGTDKEKEEFREAKPRSLRFTWSMKTTSSMEPNEMMREIRKVLDANSCQSELHEKYMLLCMHGTPGHENFVQWEMEVCKLPRLSLNGVRFKRISGTSMAFKNIASKIANELKL from the exons CCCACCTTGGGACACCTTGACCCCAAGCCCAGCAGTAAGTCCAACATGCTGCGGGGCCGCAACTCAGCCGCCTCTGCTGACGAGCAGCCCCATATCGGCAACTACCGGCTCCTTAAGACCATCGGCAAGGGCAACTTCGCCAAGGTGAAGCTGGCCCGGCACATCCTGACCGGGAAGGAG GTAGCTGTGAAGATCATCGACAAGACTCAACTGAactcctccagcctccagaaa ctaTTCCGCGAAGTAAGAATAATGAAGGTTTTGAATCATCCCAACATAG TTAAGTTATTTGAAGTGATCGAGACTGAAAAAACTCTCTACCTGGTCATGGAGTACGCTAGCGGAG GAGAGGTGTTTGATTACCTGGTGGCTCATGgcaggatgaaagaaaaagaggctcGAGCCAAATTCCGCCAG ataGTGTCTGCTGTGCAGTACTGTCACCAGAAGTTTATTGTTCATAGAGACTTAAAG GCGGAAAACCTGCTCTTGGATGCTGATATGAACATCAAGATTGCAGACTTCGGCTTCAGCAACGAATTCACCTTTGGGAACAAGCTGGATACCTTCTGCGGCAGTCCCCCGTATGCTGCCCCAGAGCTCTTCCAGGGCAAAAAGTATGACGGACCCGAGGTGGATGTGTGGAGCCTGGGAGTTATCCTGTATACACTGGTCAGCGGGTCCCTGCCTTTTGATGGACAGAACCTCAAG GAGCTACGGGAGCGGGTACTGAGGGGAAAATACCGCATTCCTTTCTACATGTCCACGGACTGTGAAAACCTGCTTAAGAAATTTCTCATTCTCAATCCCAGCAAGAGAGGCACTTTAGAG CAAATCATGAAAGATCGATGGATGAATGTGGGTCACGAAGATGACGAATTAAAGCCTTATGTGGAGCCACTCCCTGACTACAAGGACCCCCGGCGGACAG AATTGATGGTGTCCATGGGTTACACACGGGAAGAGATCCAGGACTCACTGGTGGGCCAGAGGTACAACGAGGTGATGGCCACCTATCTGCTCCTGGGCTACAAGAGCTCTGAG CTGGAGGGTGACACCATCACCTTGAAGCCCCGGCCTTCAGCTGATCTGACCAATAGCaatgccccttccccctcccacaagGTACAGCGTAGCGTCTCAGCCAACCCCAAGCAGCGGCGCTTCAGTGACCAGG CTGGTCCTGCCATTCCCACGTCCAATTCCTACTCTAAGAAGACTCAGAGTAATAACGCAGAAAATAAGCGGCCTGAGGACGACCGGGAGTCAGGGCGGAAGGCCAGCAGCACAGCCAAAGTGCCCGCCAGCCCCTTGCCCGGCCTGGAGAGGAAGaagaccacccccaccccttccacg AACAGCGTCCTCTCCACCAGCACAAACCGAAGCAGGAATTCCCCCCTTTTGGAGAGGGCCAGCCTTGGCCAGGCCTCCATCCAGAATGGCAAAGACAG CCTAACCATGCCAGGGTCCCGGGCCTCCACGGCTTCTGCTTCCGCCGCAGTCTCTGCGGCCCGGCCCCGCCAGCACCAGAAATCCATGTCGGCCTCCGTGCACCCCAACAAGGCCACTGGGCTGCCCCCCACGGACAGTAACTGTGAGGTGCCGCGGCCCAG CACGGCCCCCCAGCGTGTCCCTGTCGCCTCCCCCTCCGCCCACAACATCAGCAGCAGTGGTGGAGCCCCAGACCGAACTAATTTCCCCCGGGGCGTGTCCAGTCGAAGCACCTTCCACGCTGGGCAGCTCCGGCAGGTGCGGGACCAGCAGAATTTGCCCTACGGTGTGACCCCAGCGTCTCCCTCTGGCAACAGCCAGGGCCGGCGGGGGGCCTCGGGGAGCATCTTTAGCAAATTCACTTCCAAGTTTGTACGCAG gaacctgaaTGAACCTGAAAGCAAAGACCGAGTGGAGACGCTCAG ACCTCACGTGGTGGGCGGCGGAGGCACTGACAAAGAAAAGGAGGAGTTTCGGGAGGCCAAGCCGCGCTCGCTACGCTTCACGTGGAGTATGAAGACCACGAGCTCCATGGAGCCCAATGAGATGATGCGGGAGATCCGCAAGGTGCTGGACGCAAACAGCTGCCAGAGCGAGCTGCACGAGAAGTACATGCTGCTGTGCATGCACGGCACGCCGGGCCACGAGAACTTCGTGCAGTGGGAGATGGAGGTGTGCAAACTGCCGCGGCTGTCTCTCAACGGCGTGCGATTTAAGCGGATATCGGGCACCTCCATGGCCTTCAAAAACATTGCCTCCAAAATAGCCAACGAGCTCAAGCTTTAA
- the MARK2 gene encoding serine/threonine-protein kinase MARK2 isoform X5 encodes MSSARTPLPTLNERDTEQPTLGHLDPKPSSKSNMLRGRNSAASADEQPHIGNYRLLKTIGKGNFAKVKLARHILTGKEVAVKIIDKTQLNSSSLQKLFREVRIMKVLNHPNIVKLFEVIETEKTLYLVMEYASGGEVFDYLVAHGRMKEKEARAKFRQIVSAVQYCHQKFIVHRDLKAENLLLDADMNIKIADFGFSNEFTFGNKLDTFCGSPPYAAPELFQGKKYDGPEVDVWSLGVILYTLVSGSLPFDGQNLKELRERVLRGKYRIPFYMSTDCENLLKKFLILNPSKRGTLEQIMKDRWMNVGHEDDELKPYVEPLPDYKDPRRTELMVSMGYTREEIQDSLVGQRYNEVMATYLLLGYKSSELEGDTITLKPRPSADLTNSNAPSPSHKVQRSVSANPKQRRFSDQAGPAIPTSNSYSKKTQSNNAENKRPEDDRESGRKASSTAKVPASPLPGLERKKTTPTPSTNSVLSTSTNRSRNSPLLERASLGQASIQNGKDSLTMPGSRASTASASAAVSAARPRQHQKSMSASVHPNKATGLPPTDSNCEVPRPSTAPQRVPVASPSAHNISSSGGAPDRTNFPRGVSSRSTFHAGQLRQVRDQQNLPYGVTPASPSGNSQGRRGASGSIFSKFTSKFVRRPHVVGGGGTDKEKEEFREAKPRSLRFTWSMKTTSSMEPNEMMREIRKVLDANSCQSELHEKYMLLCMHGTPGHENFVQWEMEVCKLPRLSLNGVRFKRISGTSMAFKNIASKIANELKL; translated from the exons CCCACCTTGGGACACCTTGACCCCAAGCCCAGCAGTAAGTCCAACATGCTGCGGGGCCGCAACTCAGCCGCCTCTGCTGACGAGCAGCCCCATATCGGCAACTACCGGCTCCTTAAGACCATCGGCAAGGGCAACTTCGCCAAGGTGAAGCTGGCCCGGCACATCCTGACCGGGAAGGAG GTAGCTGTGAAGATCATCGACAAGACTCAACTGAactcctccagcctccagaaa ctaTTCCGCGAAGTAAGAATAATGAAGGTTTTGAATCATCCCAACATAG TTAAGTTATTTGAAGTGATCGAGACTGAAAAAACTCTCTACCTGGTCATGGAGTACGCTAGCGGAG GAGAGGTGTTTGATTACCTGGTGGCTCATGgcaggatgaaagaaaaagaggctcGAGCCAAATTCCGCCAG ataGTGTCTGCTGTGCAGTACTGTCACCAGAAGTTTATTGTTCATAGAGACTTAAAG GCGGAAAACCTGCTCTTGGATGCTGATATGAACATCAAGATTGCAGACTTCGGCTTCAGCAACGAATTCACCTTTGGGAACAAGCTGGATACCTTCTGCGGCAGTCCCCCGTATGCTGCCCCAGAGCTCTTCCAGGGCAAAAAGTATGACGGACCCGAGGTGGATGTGTGGAGCCTGGGAGTTATCCTGTATACACTGGTCAGCGGGTCCCTGCCTTTTGATGGACAGAACCTCAAG GAGCTACGGGAGCGGGTACTGAGGGGAAAATACCGCATTCCTTTCTACATGTCCACGGACTGTGAAAACCTGCTTAAGAAATTTCTCATTCTCAATCCCAGCAAGAGAGGCACTTTAGAG CAAATCATGAAAGATCGATGGATGAATGTGGGTCACGAAGATGACGAATTAAAGCCTTATGTGGAGCCACTCCCTGACTACAAGGACCCCCGGCGGACAG AATTGATGGTGTCCATGGGTTACACACGGGAAGAGATCCAGGACTCACTGGTGGGCCAGAGGTACAACGAGGTGATGGCCACCTATCTGCTCCTGGGCTACAAGAGCTCTGAG CTGGAGGGTGACACCATCACCTTGAAGCCCCGGCCTTCAGCTGATCTGACCAATAGCaatgccccttccccctcccacaagGTACAGCGTAGCGTCTCAGCCAACCCCAAGCAGCGGCGCTTCAGTGACCAGG CTGGTCCTGCCATTCCCACGTCCAATTCCTACTCTAAGAAGACTCAGAGTAATAACGCAGAAAATAAGCGGCCTGAGGACGACCGGGAGTCAGGGCGGAAGGCCAGCAGCACAGCCAAAGTGCCCGCCAGCCCCTTGCCCGGCCTGGAGAGGAAGaagaccacccccaccccttccacg AACAGCGTCCTCTCCACCAGCACAAACCGAAGCAGGAATTCCCCCCTTTTGGAGAGGGCCAGCCTTGGCCAGGCCTCCATCCAGAATGGCAAAGACAG CCTAACCATGCCAGGGTCCCGGGCCTCCACGGCTTCTGCTTCCGCCGCAGTCTCTGCGGCCCGGCCCCGCCAGCACCAGAAATCCATGTCGGCCTCCGTGCACCCCAACAAGGCCACTGGGCTGCCCCCCACGGACAGTAACTGTGAGGTGCCGCGGCCCAG CACGGCCCCCCAGCGTGTCCCTGTCGCCTCCCCCTCCGCCCACAACATCAGCAGCAGTGGTGGAGCCCCAGACCGAACTAATTTCCCCCGGGGCGTGTCCAGTCGAAGCACCTTCCACGCTGGGCAGCTCCGGCAGGTGCGGGACCAGCAGAATTTGCCCTACGGTGTGACCCCAGCGTCTCCCTCTGGCAACAGCCAGGGCCGGCGGGGGGCCTCGGGGAGCATCTTTAGCAAATTCACTTCCAAGTTTGTACGCAG ACCTCACGTGGTGGGCGGCGGAGGCACTGACAAAGAAAAGGAGGAGTTTCGGGAGGCCAAGCCGCGCTCGCTACGCTTCACGTGGAGTATGAAGACCACGAGCTCCATGGAGCCCAATGAGATGATGCGGGAGATCCGCAAGGTGCTGGACGCAAACAGCTGCCAGAGCGAGCTGCACGAGAAGTACATGCTGCTGTGCATGCACGGCACGCCGGGCCACGAGAACTTCGTGCAGTGGGAGATGGAGGTGTGCAAACTGCCGCGGCTGTCTCTCAACGGCGTGCGATTTAAGCGGATATCGGGCACCTCCATGGCCTTCAAAAACATTGCCTCCAAAATAGCCAACGAGCTCAAGCTTTAA